Within the Deinococcus carri genome, the region CGGCACAAGTAGCGTTGCTTGCCGGTGTGGGCGTGACCGTTTTTGACGGTGTAGACGCCACCGCACGCTGGGCAGTCAGGACCGTTCATGCTTCATTGAACTCCCGTCATGCCCTGAACGCCACTACCACACGGCCGCATGATTTGACTTCGGCTGCATACCACGCTATAGTTTTTGACATCAC harbors:
- a CDS encoding IS1/IS1595 family N-terminal zinc-binding domain-containing protein, which encodes MNGPDCPACGGVYTVKNGHAHTGKQRYLCR